TGGCGGAAGATGCCGACCCTCCCGACCCGACGCTCGAGTCGATCCGAGAAAAGCTCCAGGCCCTCGGAGACGACGACCCACCTCCCCCCTCCGACGCCAACACCGACACGATCAACCCCTGAGTGGTCCTCAAGCTTCCCGAACCTTTGACGATCCACCTCCCGTTGCGTTGCAAGCCTGAGCCTTCTGGCGATCGGCCGGTCGATTCGCCCGATTCAGCTCAATCCTTGCTCTCGCGTTCTCGGTGGTTCGCCCGATCCTGGAGTCTCATACCCAGATGGCTGGTCACTCCCACGCCGCAAACGTCGCAGCCCGCAAGAACGCCGTCGACGCCAAGCGTGGCAAGCTCTTTAGCAAGCTCTGCCGCGCCATCTACGTGGCCGCCCGCACCGGTGGCCCCGATCCGGTCACGAACCTCCGCCTTCGCTATGCGATCGACAAGGCCAAGGGCGTCAGTTGTCCAAAAGACAACATCGAACGGTCAATCAAGAAGGCCACCGGCGAACTCGGTGCCGAGAGCTACGAGGAGGTGATTTACGAAGGCTACGGCCCCGGTGGAGTCGCCGTCCTTTGTGAAATCCTGACCGACAACCGAAACCGCACCGCCGGCGAGGTCCGTCGCGCCTTCGACATCTGCGGCGGGAACCTCGGCTCGACCGGCTGCGTCAGCTATCTGTTCGATTACAAGGGGCTGTTTCTGGTCGAGGCCGCAAAGGTCGAAGAAGATCGGCTCATGGAGATCGTCCTGGAAGCCGGGGCCGATGACCTGAAACGCGATGGCGACTACTATGTCGTCACCAGCGATCCCAAGGCCTTCGACGACGTCCGTAAAGCGCTCGAAGACCACGAGATTCCCACCGAGAGCGCAGAGACCAGCTATCTGCCTCAAACCACGGTCGATC
The Tautonia marina DNA segment above includes these coding regions:
- a CDS encoding YebC/PmpR family DNA-binding transcriptional regulator produces the protein MAGHSHAANVAARKNAVDAKRGKLFSKLCRAIYVAARTGGPDPVTNLRLRYAIDKAKGVSCPKDNIERSIKKATGELGAESYEEVIYEGYGPGGVAVLCEILTDNRNRTAGEVRRAFDICGGNLGSTGCVSYLFDYKGLFLVEAAKVEEDRLMEIVLEAGADDLKRDGDYYVVTSDPKAFDDVRKALEDHEIPTESAETSYLPQTTVDLDVENGKKMLKLRDLLDDNDDVQNIYSNENIPEEAMAS